A single window of Methylobacterium nodulans ORS 2060 DNA harbors:
- a CDS encoding VOC family protein encodes MPDPNPLPDLAEDLPDLPLRPAIHLDHCVIHVSDWDRSTAFYRDVLGAEPIPIGKGFAYRFGGVQLNVHGPGQIGAPRARIPVMPGGSDLCFRWSGPIEEAIAHLGRHGVAVELGPVRRSGAAGPGISVYFRDPDGSLMEFITYPTP; translated from the coding sequence ATGCCAGATCCCAACCCCCTCCCCGACCTCGCCGAGGATCTCCCGGACCTGCCCCTGCGGCCGGCGATTCATCTCGACCATTGCGTCATCCATGTCTCGGACTGGGACCGCTCGACGGCCTTCTACCGCGACGTCCTCGGCGCCGAGCCGATCCCGATCGGCAAGGGGTTCGCCTACCGGTTCGGCGGCGTTCAGCTCAACGTCCATGGGCCGGGTCAGATCGGCGCGCCGCGGGCCCGCATCCCGGTGATGCCGGGCGGCAGCGATCTCTGCTTCCGCTGGTCCGGCCCGATCGAGGAGGCGATCGCGCATCTCGGCCGGCACGGCGTCGCGGTCGAGCTCGGGCCGGTGCGCCGCAGCGGCGCGGCCGGCCCCGGGATCAGCGTCTACTTCCGCGATCCTGACGGATCGCTGATGGAATTCATCACCTACCCGACGCCGTGA